The Pyrenophora tritici-repentis strain M4 chromosome 10, whole genome shotgun sequence genome contains a region encoding:
- a CDS encoding Monoamine oxidase: MKGLITASSAALSLAGGALATPTTPRTDLLFFKPLAVTSNSVHNVHVGYGDDDFEGEVRLVYGDCAMKSHGDRHHDIASHYIKRSGRPERFVWIVPEDAVDSGCIHAYSGSTLIGRSTRVPVKHQPRRREDISAVADAMGPWFDGVAYMKAKQNNASYVAVEKSKKIAIIGGGMSGLMTSLLLDSVGVHDWHITESSQRIGGRIRTKYLAGSTPEQYQYQEMGPMRFPVSTFYPDANETLDIQDHKMVFQLGATLNKMNGGNTSSLAVNFIPWIQSSPNVPASSNGFLLPNGRVPSATQIKNNATAYTLPPVEGAPDEKTVDDVTEALEKWEDITPADLKGIAANVFQAHKDAVSKGLFHWSEAAYIKYALNASDDVVDYITGNDDGPIWNYDTVYFGATTWRTIDKGLESLPRAFYPHVQDRLTLGRKVTGLKHDESTGKIAVQWRQDPLAMEPENEEYDYAVVAVPFSKVRLWNLPRYSSLLSRAISEMNYQQSCKVSLRYKTRFWEKLSPPIIGGCGSVDIAGIGSVCYPSYKINSTGPGVILGSYISGTLARSVGALSEADHVAMVQRAMVEIHGDIAAEQWTGAYERQCWETDEHQAGAWAAPTVGQQDLFLPAYYKTELKTIFIGEHTSYTHAWIFSALDSAVRGTSQLLLDMGLVDEAKQIVDTWMGRWISI; the protein is encoded by the exons ATGAAAGGTCTCATCACAGCCTCCTCGGCCGCCCTTTCCTTGGCTGGTGGTGCTCTTGCTACCCCGACTACTCCTCGTACAGATCTGCTTTTCTTCAAGCCTCTGGCCGTTACATCAAACTCGGTACATAACGTCCACGTTGGCTATGGCGACGATGATTTCGAGGGCGAAGTCCGATTGGTTTATGGCGATTGCGCTATGAAGAGCCACGGCGACAGGCATCACGACATCGCCTCACATTACATCAAGCGATCCGGTCGACCTGAAAGATTTGTTTGGATCGTACCAGAGGATGCTGTTGATAGCGGCTGTATCCACGCTTACTCCGGGTCCACACTCATTGGACGCTCAACACGTGTTCCAGTAAAGCACCAACCGCGGAGACGAGAGGACATTTCAGCCGTTGCTGATGCCATGGGCCCCTGGTTCGACGGTGTAGCCTACATGAAGGCTAAGCAGAACAATGCATCGTATGTTGCAGTCGAAAAGAGCAAGAAGATTGCTATCATTGGAGGAGGAATGTCCGGCCTGATGACCAGTCTTCTACTGGACTCAGTAGGTGTTCACGACTGGCACATTACAGAATCTTCGCAACGCATCGGCGGCCGTATCCGAACCAAGTACTTGGCAGGTAGCACTCCGGAACAATACCAATACCAAGAGATGGGACCCATGCGCTTCCCAGTATCGACCTTTTACCCGGATGCGAACGAGACTCTCGACATCCAAGATCACAAGATGGTTTTCCAGCTTGGAGCCACCCTGAACAAGATGAACGGTGGCAACACCAGCAGCCTTGCTGTGAACTTCATTCCATGGATCCAGTCCAGCCCGAACGTGCCTGCCAGTTCGAACGGCTTCCTTCTACCCAACGGACGCGTTCCCAGTGCTACGCAGATCAAGAACAATGCTACCGCATACACCTTACCCCCTGTCGAGGGCGCTCCTGACGAGAAGACTGTAGACGACGTCACTGAGGCCTTGGAGAAGTGGGAAGATATCACCCCTGCCGACTTGAAGGGCATTGCGGCCAATGTCTTCCAAGCTCACAAGGATGCTGTATCGAAGGGTCTCTTTCACTGGTCTGAGGCTGCATACATCAAGTATGCACTCAACGCGAGCGATGATGTAGTCGATTATATCACTGGCAACGACGACGGTCCCATCTGGAACTACGACACCGTGTACTTTGGTGCCACTACCTGGCGGACGATTGACAAGGGTCTGGAGTCGCTGCCTCGCGCTTTTTACCCGCACGTCCAGGATCGTTTGACTCTCGGCCGCAAGGTTACCGGTCTGAAACATGACGAAAGCACCGGCAAGATCGCAGTGCAATGGCGTCAAGATCCTTTGGCGATGGAACCGGAAAACGAAGAGTACGACTACGCGGTTGTTGCAGTGCCTTTCTCAAAGGTTAGGCTCTGGAATCTTCCTAGGTACTCATCGCTCTTGTCTCGTGCCATCAGCGAGATGAACTACCAGCAATCCTGCAAGGTTTCACTACGCTACAAGACTCGTTTCTGGGAAAAGTTGTCGCCTCCTATCATTGGTGGTTGCGGTTCAGTCGATATCGCGGGTATTGGCAGCGTCTGCTACCCCTCGTACAAGATCAACTCAACAGGCCCCGGTGTCATCCTCGGCTCTTACATCTCTGGCACTCTCGCCCGCTCAGTTGGCGCACTCAGCGAAGCTGACCATGTCGCCATGGTACAGCGCGCGATGGTAGAGATTCATGGCGACATCGCTGCAGAGCAATGGACAGGCGCATACGAACGCCAGTGCTGGGAGACTGACGAGCACCAGGCTGGCGCTTGGGCTGCGCCAACCGTCGGGCAGCAAGACTTGTTCCTACCCGCCTACTACAAGACCGAACTCAAGACTATTTTCATTG GTGAACACACGAGCTACACACATGCATGGATCTTCTCAGCACTCGACTCAGCTGTGCGCGGCACGTCTCAACTCCTGTTGGACATGGGTCTCGTTGATGAAGCCAAACAGATTGTAGACACCTGGATGGGAAGGTGGATCTCCATATAG
- a CDS encoding TauD, Probable taurine catabolism dioxygenase — MTVANGKTYPLPQKKSGVLDSSFKFEETTPVIGREYPTLNLVDDVINSAKADELIRDLAITISERGVVFFRAQNNLTDDLQKNLILRLGQLTGKPADSTLHIHPVLNNTSEFGVTDAQISTINSTEIKQNFSQGYEGRKSSHRHYGAAQWHSDIQFEPVPADYTSLRLTQLPKTGGDTLWASGYEMYDRFSTAYQKFFEGLTATFAGDGLIRAAEANPDVVKIYEKERGSPKNVGRSLTAVHPVVRTNPVTGWKSIFALGPFPKYINELNVEESDELLKRFRSVITENHDLQVRFKWRNANDLAIWDNRSVFHSATNDYDNLSERSGNRAVGIGEVPYLDPHSQSRTEALAGGL; from the exons ATGACAGTGGCCAACGGGAAAACGTACCCACTGCCCCAGAAGAAGTCTGGCGTACTTGACTCCAGCTTCAAATTCGAAGAGACGACTCCTGTTATCGGTCGCGAATACCCAACTCTGAACCTTGTTGATGACGTTATCAACTCTGCCAAAGCCGATGAGCTTATTCGGGATCTTGCCATTACCA TCTCTGAACGCGGCGTTGTGTTTTTTCGTGCACAAAACAATCTCACGGATGATTTGCAAAAGAACCTCATACTGCGTCTAGGTCAATTGACCGGCAAGCCCGCTGATTCGACACTGCACATCCACCCAGTCCTCAACAACACGTCCGAGTTTGGCGTTACCGACGCCCAGATAAGCACCATAAACTCTACTGAGATAAAGCAGAACTTCAGTCAGGGATACGAAGGCAGGAAAAGCAGTCATCGCCACTATGGTGCTGCGCAGTGGCATTCGGATATCCAGTTCGAGCCAGTTCCAGCAGACTACACGTCTCTGCGTCTGACGCAGCTTCCAAAGACAGGAGGAGATACTTTATGGGCATCTGGTTATGAGATGTATGATCGCTTTTCGACAGCTTATCAGAAGTTCTTCGAAGGCCTGACGGCTACATTTGCCGGGGACGGGCTCATTAGAGCCGCTGAAGCAAATCCAGATGTAGTCAAGATCTACGAGAAGGAGCGCGGCAGCCCCAAGAACGTGGGCAGATCCTTGACTGCGGTTCATCCCGTGGTACGCACGAACCCGGTGACGGGCTGGAAGAGCATCTTCGCGCTTGGACCGTTTCCCAAGTACATCAACGAGCTCAACGTCGAAGAGTCAGACGAGTTACTGAAGAGATTCCGCTCGGTCATAACGGAAAACCATGATTTGCAGGTGCGCTTTAAGTGGAGGAACGCCAATGACCTCG CGATCTGGGATAATCGCAGTGTTTTCCATAGCGCGACTAACGACTATGACAACCTGAGTGAGCGTTCTGGAAATCGTGCCGTAGGAATTGGCGAGGTGCCGTATCTAGATCCCCACAGTCAATCTAGGACGGAGGCTTTAGCAGGGGGACTGTGA